In one window of Onychomys torridus chromosome 5, mOncTor1.1, whole genome shotgun sequence DNA:
- the LOC118583587 gene encoding putative serine protease 47: MSVNRIIKHPDFEKFHSFGSDIAMLQLCLPVNFTSYVVPACLPPKDTQLLNHTSCWITGWGMLSEDTKLLPPFLLQEGEVGIIENELCNALYGQRPGQSRGYVHEEMLCAGGLSTGKSICRGDSGGPLICYQTSAWVLVGLASWGLDCRRPIYPRVFTRVTYFTDWIGQVKGLTPLPESESVSPHTELQPRPLRAAGSPHPFSILIAAQIWFLLLFIPEAQDQAPG; the protein is encoded by the exons ATGTCTGTGAACCGTATCATCAAACACCCAGACTTTGAGAAGTTTCATTCCTTTGGGAGTGACATTGCAATGCTGCAGCTGTGTCTGCCTGTGAACTTCACATCCTACGTTGTACCTGCCTGCCTCCCACCTAAAGACACACAGCTCCTCAACCACACTTCCTGTTGGATAACTGGATGGGGGATGCTTTCTGAAGACA CAAAGCTGTTACCACCCTTCTTACTGCAGGAAGGTGAAGTGGGCATTATTGAGAACGAGCTCTGTAATGCCTTATATGGGCAAAGACCAGGCCAAAGCAGGGGCTATGTGCATGAGGAAATGCTGTGTGCAGGGGGCCTCTCCACAGGAAAGTCCATCTGTCGG GGTGATTCTGGGGGGCCCCTCATCTGCTACCAAACCAGTGCATGGGTCCTGGTAGGACTGGCCAGCTGGGGCCTGGACTGCCGGCGTCCCATTTACCCCAGAGTCTTCACCAGGGTCACCTACTTCACTGACTGGATCGGCCAAGTCAAGGGACTCACTCCACTTCCAGAATCTGAATCTGTGTCTCCTCACACAGAACTTCAACCCAGGCCTCTGAGAGCTGCTGGCTCTCCACATCCCTTCAGCATCCTCATAGCTGCACAAATTTGGTTCCTGCTACTATTTATACCTGAGGCTCAAGACCAGGCCCCAGGGTGA